The Terriglobales bacterium genomic sequence CACCACGGCTAAAGCCGTGCCCTGACACGAACCACTCCGTGGGAGCGCGCTGATAAAGCCTTCTATGCGAGTACCAACACAACCTTGCCGAAGGTCTCATTCGATTCCAGCCGCTGGTGAGCTTGCCGGATCTGGTCGAGCGGAAAGAGACTGTCGATAGTGGGCCGCACTGTGCCGCGCGCCAGCAGGGGCACGACCTCGGCTTCGAACTTGGCCGTGGCGGCGATCTTTTCCTCGAGCGAGCGTGCTCGCAGCACGGTGCCGCGCAGGGTGAGCCGCTTGCCGAGGATGGGTGCAAGTTTCAGCTCCGCGCTGCCGCCGGCGACTGTTCCCACCAGCATCAAGCGGCCCTTCAAGCGCAGTGCCTGGATGCTGGCGGGGACATAGGGGCCGCCGACCAGGTCGAGGACCACGTCGAAACCGTCGTTGGATTTCCCTGGGGATTCCTCTGGGGCCCAGCGGCGCGCGAGGTCGGGGAGCTCGGCTGCGGGATCGGTGACCGCGGCTCCGTCTTCGAGGCCATAGTCGCGCGCCCGCGCAATCTTATCGGCGGTCCGCGAGGTGCCGTAAGGAATCGCGCCCTTGGCGCGGACCAGCTGCACTGCCGCCAGGCCCACACCGCTGCCCACGGCGTGGATCAGCACTCGCTCTCCCGGTTCGAGCGCCGCCTGCACCCAGAGCGCGTCGTGGG encodes the following:
- a CDS encoding zinc-binding dehydrogenase is translated as EVAAAGSGAHRWKLGERVFGITGGGAHAEYLVAHERTLAEVPAKLSWTEAGAVPEAFLTAHDALWVQAALEPGERVLIHAVGSGVGLAAVQLVRAKGAIPYGTSRTADKIARARDYGLEDGAAVTDPAAELPDLARRWAPEESPGKSNDGFDVVLDLVGGPYVPASIQALRLKGRLMLVGTVAGGSAELKLAPILGKRLTLRGTVLRARSLEEKIAATAKFEAEVVPLLARGTVRPTIDSLFPLDQIRQAHQRLESNETFGKVVLVLA